In Nitrosococcus oceani ATCC 19707, the following proteins share a genomic window:
- the argS gene encoding arginine--tRNA ligase: MKEHLWNLIADALSSLQQEGILSSWNKDKIQVQRTRDKSHGDFASNISMVLAKEARQKPQKLADLIVARLPEHPWVKKVDIAGPGFINFTLALPAFQAVVSQVLEQKESFGRCRTGHGKTVHLEFVSANPTGPLHVGHGRGAAYGDALARLLTAVGYQVHREYYVNDAGRQMDILAVSVWLRYLELCGETLPFPSNGYQGEYVRNIARSLKAGEEDLPHHSATEILAGLPADAPTGDREKYLDALIQKIKNLLGKNSYQKVFEQALNTILAGIREDLAKFGVTYDAWFSERHLTEMGAIEIAIERLKAAGHLYQKAGAWWFYATNFGDEKDRVVIRENGQPTYFASDIAYHLSKLEQGYHKIIDIWGADHHGYIPRIKASLQALGADLQQLDIQLVQFAILYRGKEKIQMSTRSGEFVTLRELCQEVGKDAARFFYVMRGAEQHMDFDLELAKSQSNENPVYYVQYAHARICSVFRQLKTREFVWNSEQGREHLGKLNEAHEVTLLDRLSCYSEVVESAAIQSAPHLLAYYLLDLARDFHTYYNAHTFLVDIPELRDARLALIAATRQVIKNGLTLLGVSAPESM, encoded by the coding sequence TTGAAAGAACACCTCTGGAACCTTATTGCCGACGCCCTCTCCTCTTTGCAGCAAGAGGGGATACTGTCCAGTTGGAATAAAGATAAAATCCAAGTCCAGCGAACCCGGGATAAAAGCCATGGGGATTTTGCCAGCAATATTTCCATGGTGCTAGCCAAGGAAGCCCGACAAAAACCGCAGAAGCTAGCCGATCTTATCGTTGCTCGCTTGCCAGAGCATCCTTGGGTGAAAAAAGTTGATATCGCTGGCCCCGGTTTTATTAATTTTACTCTAGCTTTGCCTGCCTTTCAGGCAGTCGTTTCCCAGGTGCTAGAGCAAAAAGAATCCTTTGGCAGATGCCGAACAGGGCACGGAAAAACAGTGCACTTAGAATTCGTCTCTGCCAATCCCACCGGGCCTCTCCACGTAGGCCATGGTCGGGGGGCTGCTTATGGCGATGCTCTAGCCCGCCTACTGACTGCTGTAGGCTACCAAGTTCACCGCGAGTACTATGTCAACGATGCCGGGCGCCAAATGGACATTCTTGCCGTTAGTGTCTGGTTGCGGTACTTAGAGCTATGTGGCGAAACTCTGCCCTTTCCCAGTAATGGTTATCAAGGGGAGTACGTTCGGAATATTGCCCGGTCTCTTAAGGCCGGAGAAGAAGATCTTCCCCATCATTCGGCAACAGAAATTCTGGCCGGACTACCAGCAGATGCTCCAACCGGAGATCGAGAGAAATACCTTGACGCGCTTATTCAAAAGATAAAAAACCTACTGGGAAAAAATAGTTATCAAAAGGTTTTTGAGCAAGCGCTTAATACGATTTTGGCAGGTATCCGTGAGGATTTGGCTAAATTTGGCGTCACCTACGACGCATGGTTTTCCGAACGCCACCTCACTGAGATGGGCGCGATAGAAATAGCAATAGAGCGGCTCAAGGCTGCGGGTCATCTTTACCAAAAAGCCGGCGCCTGGTGGTTTTATGCTACTAATTTTGGCGATGAAAAGGATCGGGTTGTCATACGGGAAAATGGCCAACCCACTTATTTCGCCTCGGATATCGCCTACCACTTAAGTAAATTGGAACAGGGCTATCATAAAATAATTGACATTTGGGGTGCTGATCACCATGGCTACATACCGCGGATCAAAGCTTCCCTCCAAGCACTTGGCGCCGATCTCCAACAACTCGATATCCAGCTAGTCCAATTTGCGATTCTTTATCGAGGCAAAGAAAAAATACAAATGTCCACACGCAGCGGGGAATTCGTGACTTTACGGGAATTGTGTCAAGAGGTAGGGAAAGACGCAGCCCGCTTTTTTTACGTCATGCGCGGCGCTGAGCAACATATGGATTTTGATTTGGAATTGGCCAAATCCCAAAGCAACGAAAACCCGGTTTATTACGTACAATACGCTCACGCCCGTATTTGTAGCGTTTTCCGCCAGCTTAAAACACGGGAATTTGTTTGGAACTCTGAACAAGGCAGAGAACACTTGGGAAAACTCAATGAAGCCCATGAAGTTACGCTCCTAGATCGCTTATCTTGCTATTCAGAAGTTGTTGAAAGTGCTGCTATCCAAAGTGCGCCTCACCTATTAGCCTATTACCTTCTGGATTTAGCTAGGGATTTTCATACCTATTATAATGCCCATACTTTTCTTGTAGATATTCCTGAACTGCGGGATGCCCGGCTGG